The Streptomyces sp. NBC_01268 genome window below encodes:
- a CDS encoding transporter: MTTATAPAPSLTAVFVRLKLALLKNGLKQSGGRTAAYIISVVFAAVFAAVTLLGFALMRGSVNAPTVTVLLAGIMALAWTVMPLFVPSGDETLDPSRLVMLPLRPRPLVRALLVASLVGIGPAFTLCVSVGAAVALAHGAAGTLFAVLAVPLVVLVCVALSRSVAAANVRLLTSRKGRDLAVLSGLVIAVGMQLVNFGAQRLSQAGGLSAVEPAAEVVGWLPPASAISAVDAAGEGDYAVAAAKLLLTAAALVGLVYWWQRSLVRLMVEPDGSTIGAASDSGAKDKASSGLLGRILPGGRTGTVMERSLRYIWRDPKTKAAWVTSLAIGAIVPVFNALQGTGTVYFACFASGMLGIQMYNQFGQDTSAFWMVAQTIATKADAYAELRARSLALLTVTVPYTVLVTTVTAAMLDAWQKLPEALGVALALLGAMMATGAVASATFPYSIPQDSAYKNVAPGQGGLAWMSIFGGMVSAAVLCAPVIGLTLFLHLADHEDLLWVLLPGGALYGALITWGGLKLAAPRVSRRLPEILAAVSKG; the protein is encoded by the coding sequence ATGACCACCGCCACTGCGCCCGCCCCCTCGCTGACCGCCGTCTTCGTACGGCTCAAGCTGGCGCTCCTCAAGAACGGCCTGAAGCAGTCGGGCGGCCGGACCGCCGCCTACATCATCTCGGTCGTGTTCGCCGCGGTCTTCGCCGCCGTGACGCTGCTCGGCTTCGCCCTGATGCGCGGCAGCGTCAACGCGCCCACCGTCACCGTCCTGCTGGCCGGGATCATGGCGCTCGCCTGGACGGTCATGCCGCTGTTCGTGCCGAGCGGGGACGAGACCCTCGACCCCTCCCGGCTCGTGATGCTGCCGCTGCGGCCCCGGCCGCTGGTCCGGGCGCTGCTCGTGGCCTCGCTGGTCGGCATCGGCCCGGCGTTCACGCTGTGCGTGAGCGTCGGCGCGGCCGTCGCGCTCGCGCACGGCGCGGCCGGCACGCTCTTCGCCGTCCTCGCCGTACCGCTGGTGGTGCTGGTGTGCGTGGCGCTCTCGCGGTCGGTGGCGGCGGCGAACGTACGCCTCCTCACCTCCCGCAAGGGCCGTGACCTCGCCGTCCTGTCCGGTCTGGTCATCGCGGTCGGCATGCAGCTGGTCAACTTCGGTGCCCAGCGGCTCAGCCAGGCCGGCGGGCTGAGCGCGGTCGAGCCCGCCGCCGAGGTCGTGGGCTGGCTGCCGCCGGCCTCCGCGATCTCCGCGGTGGACGCCGCCGGCGAGGGCGACTACGCGGTGGCCGCGGCCAAGCTGCTGCTCACCGCCGCCGCGCTGGTGGGCCTCGTCTACTGGTGGCAGCGCAGCCTGGTGCGCCTGATGGTCGAGCCGGACGGCTCCACGATCGGCGCGGCCTCGGACTCCGGCGCCAAGGACAAGGCGTCCTCCGGTCTGTTGGGCCGGATCCTGCCGGGCGGGCGCACGGGCACGGTGATGGAGCGCAGCCTGCGCTACATCTGGCGCGACCCGAAGACGAAGGCGGCGTGGGTGACCTCGCTCGCGATCGGCGCGATCGTCCCGGTCTTCAACGCGCTGCAGGGAACCGGCACCGTCTACTTCGCCTGTTTCGCCTCGGGCATGCTCGGCATCCAGATGTACAACCAGTTCGGCCAGGACACCTCCGCGTTCTGGATGGTCGCGCAGACCATCGCGACGAAGGCCGACGCGTACGCCGAACTGCGGGCCCGGTCGCTCGCGCTGCTGACCGTCACCGTGCCGTACACGGTGCTGGTGACGACGGTGACGGCCGCGATGCTGGACGCCTGGCAGAAGCTGCCGGAGGCGCTGGGCGTGGCCCTGGCCCTGCTCGGCGCGATGATGGCGACGGGTGCGGTGGCCTCGGCGACCTTCCCGTACTCGATCCCGCAGGACAGCGCGTACAAGAACGTGGCACCGGGGCAGGGCGGGCTCGCCTGGATGTCCATCTTCGGCGGCATGGTCTCCGCCGCGGTGCTGTGCGCGCCGGTGATCGGGCTGACGCTCTTCCTCCACCTCGCGGACCACGAGGACCTGTTGTGGGTGCTGCTGCCGGGCGGCGCGCTGTACGGCGCGCTGATCACCTGGGGCGGCCTGAAGCTGGCGGCCCCGCGGGTGTCGCGGCGGCTGCCGGAGATCCTGGCGGCGGTCAGCAAGGGCTGA
- a CDS encoding bifunctional DNA primase/polymerase, whose amino-acid sequence MGVTDAAQIPKQRGELLLDSAVRYAEERHWDVFPGTWLEAVEGRERCSCGVEACASPGAHPARPDWSTQATGSAVGARRMWSKQPKASILLPTGRTFDAVEVSESAGFLALARMERMELTLGPVTCTPDRRMFFFVLPGAAAKVPDLVRKLGWVPASIDLTTRGEGHFVAAPPTRVGGFGAVQWARKPTAANRWLPDAEELISALAYACGREAADARGRHA is encoded by the coding sequence ATGGGAGTCACGGACGCCGCACAGATCCCCAAGCAGCGAGGCGAGCTGCTGCTGGACAGCGCCGTGCGGTACGCGGAAGAGCGGCACTGGGACGTGTTCCCCGGGACCTGGCTGGAGGCGGTCGAGGGCAGGGAGCGCTGCTCGTGCGGCGTGGAGGCGTGCGCCTCGCCCGGCGCGCACCCCGCACGGCCCGACTGGTCGACGCAGGCGACGGGCAGTGCCGTGGGGGCCCGGCGGATGTGGTCGAAGCAGCCCAAGGCCTCGATCCTGCTGCCCACCGGCCGCACCTTCGACGCGGTCGAGGTGTCCGAGTCGGCCGGTTTCCTCGCGCTGGCCCGCATGGAGCGCATGGAGCTGACGCTCGGCCCGGTGACCTGCACGCCCGACCGCCGGATGTTCTTCTTCGTGCTGCCCGGCGCCGCGGCCAAGGTGCCGGACCTGGTGCGCAAGCTGGGCTGGGTGCCCGCCTCGATCGATCTCACGACGCGCGGCGAGGGGCACTTCGTGGCGGCGCCGCCGACCCGGGTCGGCGGTTTCGGAGCGGTGCAGTGGGCCCGCAAGCCCACGGCGGCGAACCGCTGGCTGCCGGACGCGGAGGAGCTGATCAGCGCGCTGGCGTACGCGTGCGGTCGCGAGGCGGCGGACGCGCGCGGGCGGCACGCCTGA
- a CDS encoding ABC transporter substrate-binding protein — protein MTGRRLISILAYVTTAAAGASLLTGCGVLPGATGGSREPVTVMTWAPDQTRATNMPGMPAMAQAFARWVNSEGGLDGHELRVLTCNEQNTSAGAAACARRAVREGAVAVVGSYSQNGRAFMAPLEAAGIPYIGGYGISEDEFTSPLSYPVNGGQASLIAGHGMQLAAGCRKVSLVRPDTIAGDKLPDLLNSGLRKASHRKAVDIPAVEDAAEYTQQADRARTRAGDEGGCVTAVLGERTQTFFDSFRRLPGEEKEGKSGVRISSVLGSVGQPLIDRSGGAHSPFEGAFVTGWYPDADNKSWAPMRKVIQQHAFVDNRVDPSDAGVQTTWIAYTVLKQVVESLDSDEVTAVQLSHALDNGVRIDTGGLTPALRWRYDDLLGAPGFPRIVNHDVTFQVVRQGRLVAQKPGFVDVGETVLTAP, from the coding sequence ATGACCGGTAGGCGACTCATCTCAATCCTCGCGTACGTCACGACAGCGGCGGCAGGTGCGTCGCTGCTCACCGGCTGCGGCGTCCTCCCTGGGGCCACGGGGGGCTCCAGGGAGCCCGTCACCGTCATGACCTGGGCTCCCGACCAGACCCGTGCCACCAACATGCCCGGCATGCCCGCGATGGCCCAGGCCTTCGCCCGCTGGGTCAACAGCGAAGGCGGCCTCGACGGGCACGAGCTGCGCGTCCTGACCTGCAACGAACAGAACACCTCCGCCGGCGCCGCGGCCTGCGCCCGCAGGGCCGTCCGCGAGGGCGCCGTCGCCGTCGTCGGCTCGTACAGCCAGAACGGGCGCGCCTTCATGGCCCCCCTGGAGGCCGCCGGCATCCCGTACATCGGCGGCTACGGCATCTCGGAGGACGAGTTCACCTCCCCGCTCTCGTACCCCGTCAACGGCGGCCAGGCCTCCCTCATCGCCGGCCACGGCATGCAGCTCGCGGCCGGCTGCCGCAAGGTCTCGCTGGTCCGCCCCGACACGATCGCCGGCGACAAGCTGCCCGACCTGCTCAACTCCGGCCTGCGCAAGGCCAGTCACCGCAAGGCCGTCGACATCCCGGCCGTCGAGGACGCCGCCGAGTACACCCAGCAGGCCGACCGCGCCCGGACCCGCGCGGGGGACGAGGGCGGCTGCGTCACCGCCGTCCTCGGCGAGCGCACCCAGACCTTCTTCGACTCCTTCCGCCGACTGCCCGGGGAGGAGAAGGAGGGGAAGAGCGGCGTGCGGATCTCCTCCGTGCTCGGCAGCGTCGGGCAGCCCCTCATCGACCGCTCCGGCGGCGCGCACAGCCCCTTCGAGGGCGCGTTCGTCACCGGCTGGTACCCGGACGCCGACAACAAGAGCTGGGCGCCGATGCGCAAGGTGATCCAGCAGCACGCCTTCGTCGACAACCGGGTCGACCCCTCGGACGCCGGCGTGCAGACCACCTGGATCGCGTACACCGTGCTCAAGCAGGTCGTGGAGTCCCTCGACAGCGACGAGGTCACCGCCGTGCAGCTCTCGCACGCGCTCGACAACGGCGTACGGATCGACACCGGCGGCCTCACCCCGGCGCTGCGCTGGCGGTACGACGACCTGCTCGGCGCCCCCGGCTTCCCCCGGATCGTCAACCACGACGTGACGTTCCAGGTGGTCCGCCAGGGGCGGCTCGTGGCGCAGAAGCCCGGCTTCGTCGACGTCGGCGAGACCGTGCTGACGGCGCCGTAG
- a CDS encoding ABC transporter ATP-binding protein, with amino-acid sequence MPDQAFDGVFETAGATPGSGSGAVPAVRVEGLWKRFGQQIAVNGIDLVLPAGKFIGLVGPNGAGKTTTLSMITGLLRPDHGRILVAGHDVWADAESVAQVKAKIGILPEGLRLFERLSGRELLAYSGRLRGLPGAEVDKRAAQLLDVLDLAGSQHKLVVDYSTGMRKKIGLAAALLHNPEVLFLDEPFEGVDPVSAQTIRGVLERYTASGATVVFSSHVMELVESLCDWVAVMAAGQIRAQGPLEQVRGEAPSLQAAFLELVGANGRDTGESLDWLGGSGR; translated from the coding sequence ATGCCTGACCAGGCATTTGACGGAGTGTTCGAAACGGCGGGCGCGACACCGGGATCGGGATCCGGGGCGGTGCCCGCCGTTCGCGTCGAGGGGCTGTGGAAGCGTTTCGGCCAGCAGATCGCGGTGAACGGGATCGATCTGGTCCTGCCCGCGGGCAAGTTCATCGGTCTCGTGGGCCCCAACGGCGCCGGCAAGACCACCACCCTCTCGATGATCACCGGGCTGCTCCGCCCCGACCACGGACGCATCCTGGTCGCCGGCCACGACGTGTGGGCCGACGCCGAGTCGGTCGCCCAGGTCAAGGCCAAGATCGGCATCCTGCCCGAGGGGCTGCGCCTGTTCGAGCGCCTCTCCGGCCGTGAACTCCTCGCGTACAGCGGCCGGCTGCGCGGGCTGCCCGGCGCCGAGGTCGACAAGCGCGCCGCCCAGCTGCTCGACGTCCTCGACCTGGCCGGTTCCCAGCACAAGCTGGTCGTCGACTACTCGACCGGCATGCGCAAGAAGATCGGTCTCGCGGCGGCCCTGCTGCACAACCCGGAAGTCCTCTTCCTGGACGAGCCGTTCGAGGGCGTCGACCCCGTCTCGGCACAGACCATCCGCGGCGTCCTGGAGCGGTACACCGCCTCGGGCGCCACGGTCGTCTTCTCCAGCCACGTCATGGAGCTGGTGGAGTCGCTGTGCGACTGGGTCGCGGTGATGGCCGCGGGCCAGATCCGCGCCCAGGGCCCGCTGGAGCAGGTGCGGGGCGAAGCACCGTCACTGCAGGCCGCGTTCCTGGAGCTGGTCGGCGCGAACGGACGGGACACCGGCGAGTCCCTGGACTGGCTGGGCGGTTCGGGCCGATGA
- a CDS encoding transcriptional regulator — translation MAARPLVARQPNERLQALIQEAACSNAGLARRVNMVGAERGLDLRYDKTSVARWLRGQQPRGRAPGVIAEALGRKLGRTVTIDEVGMANGRNLASGVGLQFAPTVLGAIEQVCELWRSDVGRRDFLSGSAVAASALVEPSRDWLITGADTQVARAAGARVGFSDVAAVRAMTAALVDLDRRFGSGHVRPVVVHYLNSVVSGMLSGSYREAVGRELFAAVARLTELAGYMAVDTGQPGLAQRYYIQALRLAQAAGDRAYGGYVLAASMSHLAAQLGNPREIAQLARAAQEGARGHVTPRAEAMFLAAEARGHALLGDASSFELVAGRAAEALGQADPESGDDPDWIAHFDGAYLADELAHGHRDLGHAREAARAARESLAGHPETRARRRAIGLALLAAAQVQQREVEQACQTGTRALELLTTLRSTRGMEYLDDLRDRLDPYAGEAVVREFGARLELHAA, via the coding sequence ATGGCAGCCAGGCCACTCGTCGCCCGCCAGCCCAACGAACGGCTGCAGGCGCTCATCCAGGAGGCCGCGTGCTCCAACGCCGGTCTCGCCCGCAGGGTCAACATGGTCGGCGCGGAGCGCGGCCTGGACCTGCGGTACGACAAGACCTCGGTGGCGCGCTGGCTGCGCGGGCAGCAGCCGCGCGGCCGCGCCCCGGGCGTCATCGCGGAGGCGCTCGGGCGCAAGCTGGGCCGCACCGTCACGATCGACGAGGTGGGCATGGCCAACGGCCGCAACCTCGCGTCGGGCGTCGGCCTCCAGTTCGCGCCGACCGTCCTCGGCGCCATCGAGCAGGTCTGCGAGCTGTGGCGCAGCGACGTGGGCCGCCGGGACTTCCTGTCCGGCTCCGCTGTCGCCGCCTCCGCGCTCGTGGAGCCCTCCCGCGACTGGCTGATCACCGGCGCCGACACCCAGGTGGCGCGGGCCGCCGGGGCGCGGGTCGGGTTCTCGGACGTCGCCGCGGTACGGGCGATGACCGCCGCGCTCGTCGACCTCGACCGGCGCTTCGGCAGCGGGCACGTGCGCCCGGTGGTCGTCCACTACCTCAACAGCGTGGTGTCGGGGATGCTCTCCGGCTCCTACCGGGAGGCCGTCGGGCGGGAGCTGTTCGCGGCGGTCGCGCGGCTGACGGAGCTCGCCGGGTACATGGCCGTGGACACCGGCCAGCCGGGCCTCGCCCAGCGCTACTACATCCAGGCGCTGCGGCTCGCGCAGGCCGCGGGCGACCGGGCCTACGGCGGCTACGTGCTGGCCGCGTCGATGAGCCACCTCGCCGCCCAGCTCGGCAACCCGCGCGAGATCGCCCAGCTGGCGCGGGCCGCGCAGGAGGGTGCGCGGGGGCACGTGACGCCGCGCGCGGAGGCGATGTTCCTCGCGGCGGAGGCCCGCGGCCACGCGCTCCTGGGCGACGCGTCCTCCTTCGAGCTGGTCGCGGGGCGCGCGGCGGAGGCGCTGGGGCAGGCCGACCCGGAGTCGGGCGACGACCCGGACTGGATCGCCCACTTCGACGGGGCCTACCTCGCGGACGAGCTGGCGCACGGGCACCGGGACCTCGGCCACGCGCGGGAGGCGGCCCGGGCGGCGCGGGAGTCGCTGGCCGGGCACCCCGAGACCCGGGCCCGGCGGCGCGCGATCGGCCTCGCGCTGCTCGCCGCGGCGCAGGTCCAGCAGCGCGAGGTCGAGCAGGCCTGCCAGACGGGCACCCGGGCCCTCGAACTCCTCACGACGCTGCGCTCCACCCGGGGCATGGAGTACCTGGACGACCTGCGGGACCGCCTGGATCCGTACGCGGGGGAGGCGGTGGTGCGGGAGTTCGGGGCGAGGCTGGAGCTGCACGCGGCATAG